The region TATAATATGGATGCAGCTTATTCATGCTAGCAATCACCCCACACATAGTCCTATGGAATATATTTCTATTATAGCGAACATATGTTCTGATGTCAATCTTGATATTTTTTCCCATTTGAAACTACCCAATGTGGGAAGAAGGAGCATCTAGATCAAAAAACCCCTGAAGGAAAAATCTATCAGGGGATTTATGTCATTCAAAAAGCTTTTTAAGGTTTTCAGTATAAGGAGGATAAATGATACCTTTTTCGGTTACTATTGCAGTTATATTTTCATAAGGTGTCACATCGAATGCAGGATTATAAGTTTTTACTTGTTTAGGGGCAGTCCAAACTCCAAATCTGCAGGTAATCTCTTTTGAATCCCTTTCCTCAATAGGTATTTCTTGACCTGTAGGAGTGTTAAGATCAATAGTAGGTGTAGGAGCAGCTATAAAAAATGGTATCCCATAATATTTTGCCAGCACTGAAAGTCCTAGTGTGCCTATCTTGTTTGCAGTATCTCCGTTTGCCGCTACCCGGTCACAACCTACGATGACAGCGTCAACTTTACCCTGAGACATAACAAGAGCTGCCATATTATCTGTAATTAGCGTAACATCTATTCCTGCTCTGTACAGTTCAAAAGTTGTAAGTCGTGAGCCTTGTAGTCTAGGCCTCGTTTCATCTGCATATATTTTTAAGTTTATTCCTTTTTCCTTTGCAAGATAAAAGGGTGATGTTGCTGTTCCATATTTTGTAGTAGCGAGAGCCCCGGCATTACAATGGGTAAGGATTCCCATGCCATCTTTAAGCAAAGTGAGAAAGTTTTCTCCTATCCTTCTGTTTATATCTTCATCCTCTTTATGGATGGCAACTGCCTCTTCAAAAAGAGCTTTTTTTATGTTTTGTATAGGTATATCCTTTAACTCAACAACTTTTTTTTCCATCCTTTCAAGGGCCCAGAACAAGTTTACAGCTGTAGGCCTGGAAGTGGCGAGATAATCTGAACTTTTTTTAACATCTTCCCAGAAATATTCAAAACTAGTATCTCGTGCGTTTAACGCAGCTATATAAAAACCATATGCAGCGGTAACCCCTATGGCAGGTGCACCTCTTACCTTCATAGTTTTTATAGCATCCCATACATCCTGTACATTGTCTATTTCCACATATACAACTTGATTAGGAAGTAGGGTTTGATCCAACAAAACAAGCTTATCATTTTTCCATTGTACTGTAATCAATTCATCCACTATTAATTTTCCTCCCTTTAAAGATATTTAGAAAATATAACTATCGATGCATGTTCCTGTTGGGTGTATTAATCCTAAACTCGCTTACGCTCAAACAGGGAAAGTTAAACTGGCATTTTCTACATTACGTTCGTTAAGTTTTATAAGCCAAATGTTTATAAGCAGTTCATTTATCTTGCATACAAGTCCCTGTTCAGTGGTTAATCTAAATTTGGTTGAGGGAGAATATAATACCTGGAGCTGCGACTAATGTGCCGCACTATACATTGTATTTGTATATAGCCAGTGCGGTAGATTGCGGAGCACGGAAGGTATTATATTCTCCCGGTACTGCTCTGTATATTTGTAAGTGTAACAATACCACGAATGGAACATATTGATGATTATATTCTAACAGAAACATATAAAAAAGTGCAGCTAAATTGCAACTTTTAAAGCATATTATATAAATTTGCGTTGTTATTTTTAACTTCAGTGTAGCATGCTCATATGATATAATATCCTTGATTTTGGTAAAATTCTTTAATTTTAAATTAACCATACTATTTTTAAGCTGTTTCAGTTATAATAATTAATATGACGGATTTTACTTTATTGTACATAAAGTAATACATAGATCAGGTTTTTCTTTTTTCGGTTATAATAGTAAGCAGAAAATTATACAAAAAGTTTTATCAAAGGGGAAAATTGCATGTACGTAGATATAGATGGATTGAATATATTTTATGAGGTAGAAGGGGAAGGGGAGGATGTACTTCTATTGCACGGGTGGGGTGCAAGCACACAGGCTTTTGCCCCGGTTTTTAGGCAGTTGGCGGAGAGGTTCAGGGTATACTCACTGGATTTTCCCGGTTTTGGAAACACCCCTGCTCCAGATCAGGTATGGGGTGTTGAGGATTATGCAGACATGGTGGTTGCATTTATCAAGAAGATGGGGATTAATAAGATCAATTTGATAGGACACTCATTTGGAGGCAGGGTAAGCATAGTGCTATCGGCAAAATATCCTCAACATATCAATAAGTTGATTTTGGTGGATAGTGCAGGGCTGATCCCCAAGAGAGGTTGGAGATACTATTTTAAAGTGTATAAATTTAAAATGATGAAAAAGATATATACCCTGGTACATCCCGGGAAGGATTTGGAAGATTTCTATAAAAAATACGGTTCTTCTGATTACAAGCAAACCCAAGGGGTGATGAGGAAGATATTCGTCAAGGTGGTAAATCAAGATTTGAAAGGATATCTTGCAAAGATAAAAGCATCTACACTGCTGATATGGGGGGAGAAGGATAAAGATACTCCGGTGGAATTTGGACAAATAATGGAAAGAGAGATTCCGGATTCAGGGCTAGTTGTATTGGAAGATGCAGGACACTATTCTTATCTAGATCAGTTCGGCAGGTTTATGATAATAACATTCAGATTTTTAGAAGGGGAGTAGACAATGGATTATGGATTTATGATAATTTTAGCAGCTATGGTACCGTTTTTGATCAGGCAGTGGCAACAATACTTGAAATTTATACATATGCTTCAATTAGAAGGATATAAAAACATACAATATATTAAATGGATAAACAAAAATACCAGCACTGTGTTTCTGTTCAACCTATTTTATTCTGCAGTAGTGGTTGTATTGGGATATATAGTAGGTATCTTTGGAAATATATATATCATATACACATTTATAGCTGCGTGGTTTGCTTTTAATTTGTTGCTTGTATTTAGATATAAACCGGAAAAGGTAAAAAAGCAATTGGTATTCACAGCCCGAGTCAAAAGGCTGCTGTTCACGGTATGGGTTTTATTGATAGCTTTTTTAGCATTATTTTTTATGCTTTTGACCCAGGCAAATTACGTTATAAATGTAAATATGGTATATTTTATAATTATCGCTTCCATATTCAATTTGCTCGCTCCTTTTATAGTGCTGGCCGCCAACACTGTAAACTTCCCTGTTGAATGGGCTGTAAAAGTGTATTATTTCAAGTCAGCCCAGGATAAAATAAAGGCTATGTCCGGATTAAAAGTTGTGGGCATAACAGGAAGCTACGGGAAAACCAGTACCAAGTTTATATTGGGTACCATATTGTCCCAAAAGTACAATGTGTTGGTTACCCCTGAAAGCTATAATACTCCTATGGGTATCACAAAAGTGATTAGAGAACAGCTAGACGAAGGGCATGAAATATTTGTCACCGAAATGGGTGCAAGACATATAGGAGATATAAAAACGTTGTGTGATCTTGTTTCTCCCGAAGTGGGGATAATCACATCTATAGGCCCCCAACATTTGGAGACTTTTAAGACGATAGAAAATATCAAAAATACCAAGTATGAATTGATAGAGTGTTTGCCTGGTTCAGGTTTTGCAGTATTTAACGGGAACAATGAATACTGTCTAAAGCTGGCAGAAAACACTGATATAGACAAAACTATATTTGGTACGGGAAACCATGATTTTGATGTGAAAGCAGAGAACATAAAATTTGGGGCAAACGGCCAGGAGTTTGATTTGGTATATGCAGACAATAGAATAAGATGCAGGACAGATTTATTAGGTCTTCATAATATCAGCAACATATTGGCAGCGGTATGTGCTGCTATACATT is a window of Clostridia bacterium DNA encoding:
- the mtnA gene encoding S-methyl-5-thioribose-1-phosphate isomerase — protein: MVDELITVQWKNDKLVLLDQTLLPNQVVYVEIDNVQDVWDAIKTMKVRGAPAIGVTAAYGFYIAALNARDTSFEYFWEDVKKSSDYLATSRPTAVNLFWALERMEKKVVELKDIPIQNIKKALFEEAVAIHKEDEDINRRIGENFLTLLKDGMGILTHCNAGALATTKYGTATSPFYLAKEKGINLKIYADETRPRLQGSRLTTFELYRAGIDVTLITDNMAALVMSQGKVDAVIVGCDRVAANGDTANKIGTLGLSVLAKYYGIPFFIAAPTPTIDLNTPTGQEIPIEERDSKEITCRFGVWTAPKQVKTYNPAFDVTPYENITAIVTEKGIIYPPYTENLKKLFE
- a CDS encoding alpha/beta hydrolase, which codes for MYVDIDGLNIFYEVEGEGEDVLLLHGWGASTQAFAPVFRQLAERFRVYSLDFPGFGNTPAPDQVWGVEDYADMVVAFIKKMGINKINLIGHSFGGRVSIVLSAKYPQHINKLILVDSAGLIPKRGWRYYFKVYKFKMMKKIYTLVHPGKDLEDFYKKYGSSDYKQTQGVMRKIFVKVVNQDLKGYLAKIKASTLLIWGEKDKDTPVEFGQIMEREIPDSGLVVLEDAGHYSYLDQFGRFMIITFRFLEGE
- a CDS encoding UDP-N-acetylmuramoyl-tripeptide--D-alanyl-D-alanine ligase; the protein is MDYGFMIILAAMVPFLIRQWQQYLKFIHMLQLEGYKNIQYIKWINKNTSTVFLFNLFYSAVVVVLGYIVGIFGNIYIIYTFIAAWFAFNLLLVFRYKPEKVKKQLVFTARVKRLLFTVWVLLIAFLALFFMLLTQANYVINVNMVYFIIIASIFNLLAPFIVLAANTVNFPVEWAVKVYYFKSAQDKIKAMSGLKVVGITGSYGKTSTKFILGTILSQKYNVLVTPESYNTPMGITKVIREQLDEGHEIFVTEMGARHIGDIKTLCDLVSPEVGIITSIGPQHLETFKTIENIKNTKYELIECLPGSGFAVFNGNNEYCLKLAENTDIDKTIFGTGNHDFDVKAENIKFGANGQEFDLVYADNRIRCRTDLLGLHNISNILAAVCAAIHFELSPEQIREGIDKIQPIPHRLQLMKGNNGITIIDDAFNSNPVGSKMALDVLKEFEGGNKIIITPGMVELGQEEYEYNRQFGQYIAQACDYAILVGENRSRPMLEGLKLSDYPQDRIFVVSSLDEAAQKLSTIAAPGDVVLFENDLPDNYNE